From one Lotus japonicus ecotype B-129 chromosome 3, LjGifu_v1.2 genomic stretch:
- the LOC130749434 gene encoding uncharacterized protein LOC130749434, giving the protein MGLWTGLWTCFQVGLLFANAFAIPNEDRFLAPRGWTWAEMTGPWSNSLQRWVMRVIYCCQCLRLPLILLNIITIIVKLVVG; this is encoded by the coding sequence ATGGGTTTGTGGACTGGGCTATGGACTTGCTTTCAAGTTGGGCTGCTCTTTGCAAATGCGTTTGCAATACCTAATGAGGATCGGTTCCTTGCTCCAAGAGGATGGACATGGGCAGAAATGACAGGCCCTTGGAGTAATTCTCTTCAACGATGGGTTATGAGGGTCATATATTGCTGTCAATGTTTAAGACTTCCCCTTATTCTTCTCAATATTATCACTATTATAGTGAAACTAGTAGTTGGATAA
- the LOC130749433 gene encoding heme-binding-like protein At3g10130, chloroplastic: MTLYIRSNPLSQHYPNRTIFLSLQSHLTFFHSRSIMGMVFGKIAVETPKYEVTKSTPDYEIRNYPPAVAAEVTYDPSQFKGNRDGGFMVLANYIGALGNPQNAKPEKIAMTAPVITKDGGGGEKIAMTAPVVTKEGGGGGGGGDGGEGVKKMVTMQFILPSCYEKAEEAPKPTDERVVIREEGERKFGVVKFGGVASEEVVKEKVKKLRGCLERDGFKVVGEFLLARYNPPWTIPMFRTNEVMIPVA; this comes from the coding sequence ATGACTCTATATATTCGATCGAATCCCTTATCACAACACTATCCAAATCGCACAATCTTCTTATCTCTGCAATCTCACCTTACCTTCTTTCATTCTCGATCAATCATGGGCATGGTGTTCGGCAAAATCGCTGTCGAAACCCCGAAATACGAGGTGACAAAATCCACACCCGACTACGAAATCCGCAACTACCCACCGGCTGTGGCGGCGGAAGTCACCTATGATCCGTCGCAATTCAAGGGAAACAGAGACGGTGGGTTTATGGTGCTGGCGAATTACATTGGAGCTTTGGGCAACCCCCAGAATGCAAAACCAGAGAAGATTGCAATGACAGCACCGGTTATCACaaaggatggtggtggtggtgagaaGATTGCAATGACAGCTCCAGTTGTGACCaaggaaggtggtggtggtggtggtggtggtgatggtggtgaagGGGTGAAGAAGATGGTGACTATGCAGTTTATTTTGCCATCTTGTTATGAGAAAGCAGAGGAGGCGCCTAAGCCTACTGATGAGAGGGTTGTGATTAGAGAGGAAGGTGAGAGGAAATTTGGGgtggtgaaatttggtggggTGGCGAGTGAGGAGGTGGTGAAGGAGAAGGTGAAGAAGCTGAGGGGGTGTTTGGAGAGAGATGGGTTTAAGGTGGTTGGGGAGTTTTTGTTGGCTAGGTATAATCCACCATGGACAATTCCAATGTTCAGGACTAATGAAGTTATGATCCCAGTTGCATGA